One Nicotiana tomentosiformis chromosome 4, ASM39032v3, whole genome shotgun sequence genomic window carries:
- the LOC104108139 gene encoding probable xyloglucan galactosyltransferase GT17: MWRKIHFKIFTKEKDEEYGLRKKEFTSLKEIQPHLKILVLFTTSFMIWFLFLLVFSPKRISNPIRGFLSTHSPAECRDNYSVYIYNLPSKFNFDLLEDCSSLNIYTDMCPHVTNNGMGKPLPEMGSSSWYTTHQLIGELIVHARIENHPCRTENAEKATLFYVPFYGGLHASSKFREPNYTIRDALAVELVEYIEEQKWWKRNNGRDHFMAFGRTAWDFMRTDEVPDFGANKLLNMSPVQNMSVLLVERHPWEGHNQHGIPYPSYFHPSALSEMIEWQDRVSYMDRPHLFSFVGAPRTGKKKVVTRDRVIKQCEESSKCLILKCGKGPSKCHKPRQVLNVMMRSNFCLQVLGDSYTRRSTFDSILTGCIPVFFSNHTAYSQYQWFLPSDPTTYSVYIDLERNHSIGIEEELLKIPMEEVERKRRTVIELIPKLTYANPNSTSYGFRDAVDVALKALSDHVSSLLKATP; encoded by the coding sequence ATGTGGCGAAAAATTCATTTCAAAATTTTTACAAAGGAGAAAGATGAAGAATACGGATTAAGAAAGAAAGAATTTACTTCTCTGAAAGAAATTCAACCCCATTTGAAAATCCTTGTTCTTTTTACAACTTCCTTCATGATTTGGTTTCTTTTTCTCCTAGTTTTTTCACCCAAAAGAATATCGAATCCCATCCGAGGATTCCTCTCAACTCATTCTCCAGCAGAATGCAGAGACAATTACTCTGTCTATATTTACAACCTGCCTTCCAAATTTAATTTTGATCTGTTGGAAGATTGTAGCAGTTTGAATATCTACACAGATATGTGCCCTCATGTTACAAATAATGGCATGGGAAAGCCACTCCCTGAAATGGGCTCTAGCAGCTGGTACACCACTCATCAACTCATCGGTGAATTAATCGTTCATGCTCGAATCGAAAACCACCCCTGTCGTACAGAGAATGCAGAGAAAGCGACTCTGTTTTATGTACCTTTCTACGGGGGGCTCCATGCCTCGAGCAAATTTCGCGAGCCAAATTACACGATTCGTGATGCATTGGCTGTTGAATTGGTGGAGTATATAGAAGAGCAGAAGTGGTGGAAGAGGAATAATGGGAGAGACCATTTCATGGCTTTTGGAAGAACTGCTTGGGATTTCATGAGGACTGATGAAGTTCCTGATTTTGGTGCAAACAAGTTATTGAACATGTCCCCTGTGCAGAATATGTCTGTTCTTTTGGTGGAAAGACACCCTTGGGAAGGCCATAATCAACATGGCATTCCTTACCCCTCCTACTTCCATCCCTCTGCATTGTCTGAGATGATTGAATGGCAAGATCGTGTGAGTTATATGGATAGGCCTCATTTGTTTTCGTTTGTTGGGGCTCCCCGGACAGGAAAGAAAAAAGTTGTCACAAGGGACAGAGTCATAAAACAGTGCGAGGAGTCAAGTAAGTGCTTGATCTTGAAATGTGGCAAGGGACCAAGTAAGTGTCACAAGCCTAGACAAGTTCTTAACGTGATGATGAGGTCCAATTTTTGCTTGCAAGTGTTGGGCGATTCATATACTCGACGCTCAACTTTTGATTCCATACTTACTGGATGTATTCCGGTCTTCTTTTCTAACCATACCGCATATTCGCAATACCAATGGTTTTTACCTTCTGATCCTACCACATATTCCGTTTACATTGATTTAGAACGAAACCATAGCATAGGAATAGAGGAAGAGCTTCTCAAAATTCCAATGGAAGAAGTAGAAAGAAAGAGGAGGACTGTCATAGAATTGATCCCAAAATTAACGTATGCAAACCCTAATTCTACTTCATATGGATTTAGGGATGCTGTTGATGTCGCCCTTAAAGCACTGTCCGATCACGTTAGCTCATTGTTAAAAGCTACCCCTTGA